Proteins found in one Methylophilaceae bacterium genomic segment:
- a CDS encoding GGDEF domain-containing protein yields the protein MDAKEQYILAKKIRLLYLNSLTPAILSGVIGICLVATLWQSVNHIALLTWLCITISLSLLRVCLMIAFENRVVNGSQTLKWEAPYAISLFAVVVNWSIGLLIILPNDNINVLFIVSIFSIGLGSASTSWYRKIRYLQMGTVCLFFMPIIISLLTYNAHETFWLGITACFMFFGCLSTSHLSQKILTDHFELAYELRKSIKKTRILAHTDVLTGLNNRRAFFEMAPKILTTCQIHALPVCLVTFDIDYFKKINDAYGHIAGDIALQRIASLLIKNLRSSDVCCRLGGEEFAMLLPNLNLKKAMHTAETLRKIIAGMSIALPLQNHIAITASFGVSDIGDTIDELLNHADQAMYKAKNSGRNLVLAYTPELSARSNQIKTRKNLRL from the coding sequence GTGGATGCAAAAGAACAATATATTCTCGCCAAAAAAATAAGGCTACTTTATTTAAATAGTTTGACTCCCGCCATCCTTAGTGGGGTTATTGGTATTTGTCTGGTCGCAACACTTTGGCAGAGCGTGAATCACATAGCACTATTAACTTGGTTATGCATTACCATTTCCCTGTCTTTGCTGCGCGTTTGTTTAATGATTGCTTTTGAAAACAGAGTGGTAAATGGTTCACAAACGCTCAAATGGGAAGCGCCCTATGCCATCTCTTTATTTGCTGTTGTTGTTAATTGGAGTATTGGTCTACTAATTATCCTGCCAAACGATAATATAAACGTTCTTTTTATTGTCAGTATTTTCTCGATTGGCCTTGGCTCAGCATCCACTTCTTGGTACAGAAAAATTCGTTATCTGCAGATGGGTACAGTCTGCCTTTTTTTTATGCCAATTATCATCTCGCTACTGACATATAACGCACATGAAACATTTTGGCTTGGCATTACTGCCTGCTTTATGTTTTTTGGTTGCCTTAGCACCAGCCATTTGTCTCAAAAAATATTGACTGACCATTTCGAGTTGGCTTATGAATTAAGGAAATCAATTAAGAAAACTAGAATTCTTGCGCATACAGATGTATTAACTGGTTTAAATAATCGCCGGGCATTCTTTGAAATGGCACCAAAGATACTCACAACATGTCAAATACATGCATTGCCTGTTTGCCTAGTGACTTTTGATATCGACTACTTTAAAAAAATAAATGATGCTTATGGGCATATCGCTGGTGATATTGCACTACAACGCATCGCATCATTACTGATTAAGAACCTACGATCTTCAGATGTTTGTTGTCGATTAGGCGGTGAAGAGTTTGCGATGCTGCTCCCCAATCTCAATCTCAAAAAAGCAATGCACACTGCTGAAACATTGAGAAAAATAATTGCAGGAATGTCTATTGCGCTTCCTCTTCAGAACCATATTGCAATTACTGCTAGCTTTGGCGTTTCAGATATCGGCGATACGATAGATGAATTACTTAACCACGCTGATCAAGCAATGTATAAAGCAAAAAATAGCGGACGCAATTTAGTACTAGCTTATACGCCAGAGCTAAGCGCGCGTTCTAATCAAATAAAAACCAGAAAGAATCTACGCCTTTAA
- the ubiB gene encoding ubiquinone biosynthesis regulatory protein kinase UbiB translates to MHYLRLIYIIWVVLWFRLDEFIHQTNGFQPLLSFVKLCLFWRSKTLARGVRLRLALEKLGPIFVKFGQVLSTRRDLLPEDVANELAKLQDQVPPIAYAEIEKTITTAFNQPLDAIYAEFNENCVASASIAQVHFARLISGEEVAVKVLRPNIDKVIEQDLSILKSLAWLIQCISSESKRLKPLEIVNEFSRHTKHELDLTLEAANCSQLKRNFGLHKRNKPLLIPDVYWDYCRTSVMTMERMHGTSIRDKKTLLAKNISLSQLAHDGVDIFFTQVFRDGFFHADMHPGNIQVTDDGNYIALDFGIMGNLNEADKYYLARNFLAFFNRDYQDVAQAHIDSGWVPKDTNKEELEIAIRAICEPIFNKPLKDISFGRTLLSLFQMSRRFGVIIQPQLIMLQKTLLNIEGLGRDLDENIDLWQTARPFLKRWMSEQLGWRKIAKSIKDELPFILKTAPEMPRLAYQFLTQQTNEEQTSPLRAEINALIKVQEQQIKWQKIFTASLITVVISQSAFIVFIFLS, encoded by the coding sequence ATGCATTACCTTCGTCTAATTTACATTATCTGGGTAGTCCTTTGGTTTCGTCTTGACGAATTCATTCATCAAACAAATGGGTTTCAGCCTTTACTTTCGTTCGTTAAACTCTGTCTTTTTTGGCGTAGCAAGACGTTAGCACGTGGGGTGCGTTTACGCCTAGCCTTAGAAAAGCTTGGTCCTATTTTTGTAAAGTTTGGTCAAGTATTGTCTACGCGCAGGGATTTATTGCCAGAAGATGTTGCCAATGAGTTAGCAAAACTTCAAGACCAAGTCCCTCCAATTGCCTATGCAGAAATAGAAAAAACCATCACAACGGCATTTAATCAGCCGCTTGATGCAATTTACGCAGAGTTTAATGAAAATTGTGTTGCTAGTGCATCTATCGCACAAGTTCATTTTGCTCGTTTAATCAGCGGTGAAGAAGTAGCAGTAAAAGTATTGCGTCCTAATATTGACAAAGTGATTGAACAAGACTTATCCATTCTAAAGTCGCTGGCATGGTTAATTCAATGCATCTCTAGCGAGAGTAAACGTTTAAAGCCGCTGGAGATTGTTAATGAGTTTTCCCGACATACAAAACATGAATTAGACCTAACTTTAGAAGCGGCTAATTGCTCGCAATTAAAACGTAATTTTGGTCTGCATAAACGCAATAAACCACTTTTAATCCCTGATGTTTACTGGGACTACTGTCGCACATCCGTCATGACAATGGAGCGTATGCATGGCACATCGATACGAGACAAAAAAACATTATTAGCCAAAAATATCAGCCTGTCACAGCTGGCGCATGATGGTGTGGATATATTTTTCACACAAGTTTTCCGTGATGGATTCTTTCATGCAGATATGCACCCAGGCAATATTCAAGTGACAGACGACGGCAATTATATTGCGTTGGATTTTGGCATTATGGGTAACCTCAACGAGGCAGACAAGTATTATCTAGCCCGTAATTTTTTGGCTTTTTTTAACCGAGACTATCAAGATGTTGCGCAAGCACATATCGATTCTGGCTGGGTACCAAAAGACACTAATAAAGAAGAGTTAGAAATTGCAATTCGTGCAATTTGCGAACCTATCTTCAACAAGCCATTAAAAGACATTTCGTTTGGCCGCACTTTGCTGAGTCTATTTCAAATGTCACGCCGCTTTGGGGTTATCATACAACCGCAACTGATTATGCTACAAAAAACTTTACTCAACATCGAAGGTCTAGGTCGTGACTTGGATGAAAATATTGACTTATGGCAGACTGCACGCCCTTTTCTAAAACGATGGATGAGTGAACAATTAGGTTGGCGTAAGATAGCAAAATCAATCAAAGACGAATTGCCTTTTATCCTTAAAACTGCGCCAGAAATGCCACGTCTTGCATACCAATTTCTAACCCAGCAAACAAATGAGGAGCAAACATCTCCCTTGCGGGCAGAAATTAACGCATTAATCAAAGTACAAGAGCAACAAATTAAATGGCAAAAAATATTCACAGCCAGCTTAATCACTGTGGTCATTTCTCAATCTGCTTTTATTGTCTTCATCTTTCTAAGTTAA
- a CDS encoding SCP2 sterol-binding domain-containing protein, with protein MFKPLAAAFLQHITNQNNWSRQHLLAFSGKVVQFNIAFISTSLLILEDGSLGIASNNAIADAIIHIPPSLALRLLAKDEAAKMLIKIEGDMHLASELSKILQHMRWDIEEDMSKLVGDIPANKIASLSKKTATIAKQQAINIAEMLTEYWQEEKPILAKKWQVEQFNADVDTIRSDFARLQKKLEKLKKMVQESGLY; from the coding sequence ATGTTTAAACCACTAGCCGCTGCATTTTTACAACATATAACCAACCAAAATAATTGGTCCAGACAGCATTTACTCGCCTTTTCTGGCAAAGTTGTACAGTTTAATATTGCCTTTATCTCAACCAGTTTGCTTATTTTAGAAGATGGCAGCTTGGGTATTGCAAGTAACAATGCAATTGCTGATGCAATTATTCATATTCCACCAAGTCTTGCTTTGCGCCTTTTGGCTAAGGATGAGGCCGCAAAAATGCTTATCAAAATTGAAGGTGATATGCACTTAGCTTCTGAGCTAAGCAAAATCTTGCAACACATGCGTTGGGACATTGAAGAAGACATGAGCAAGCTAGTGGGTGATATTCCTGCCAACAAAATTGCCTCATTGAGTAAAAAAACAGCAACGATAGCCAAACAGCAAGCAATAAATATAGCAGAAATGCTGACCGAATACTGGCAAGAAGAAAAACCCATATTGGCCAAAAAATGGCAAGTTGAACAGTTTAATGCCGACGTCGATACGATACGTAGCGACTTTGCCCGTTTACAGAAAAAACTAGAAAAACTAAAGAAAATGGTTCAAGAAAGCGGTTTATATTAA
- the ubiE gene encoding bifunctional demethylmenaquinone methyltransferase/2-methoxy-6-polyprenyl-1,4-benzoquinol methylase UbiE yields the protein MSDKETHFGFQSVKEAEKQKKVGEVFHSVAQKYDIMNDVMSAGMHRLWKRFTVNTSGVKAGDSVLDIAGGSGDLSKLFSQKVGLTGQVILTDINASMLAVGRDNMVDAGLQVPAAQCNAEFLPFADHSFDCVIVAFGLRNMTHKEQALKEMYRVLKVGGRLLVLEFSTVWAPLNKIYDAYSFKLLPFMGKLIANDAQSYEYLAESIRMHPDQETLKQMMTDAGLSKVDYYNLSAGIVALHKGYKV from the coding sequence ATGAGCGACAAAGAAACACATTTTGGCTTCCAGTCTGTTAAAGAGGCAGAAAAACAGAAAAAAGTAGGTGAAGTTTTTCATTCGGTTGCGCAAAAATATGACATCATGAATGATGTAATGTCAGCTGGCATGCATCGATTGTGGAAGCGTTTTACAGTCAATACCAGTGGCGTCAAAGCTGGCGATAGCGTGCTTGACATTGCAGGTGGTAGCGGTGACTTATCTAAGCTTTTTAGTCAAAAAGTGGGGCTTACAGGTCAAGTTATTCTGACAGATATTAATGCCTCCATGCTGGCAGTTGGTCGTGATAATATGGTGGATGCTGGCCTTCAAGTGCCTGCCGCACAATGTAATGCAGAGTTTCTGCCGTTTGCAGATCATTCCTTTGATTGTGTTATTGTTGCTTTTGGTTTGCGTAACATGACACACAAAGAGCAAGCATTAAAAGAAATGTACCGTGTGCTTAAAGTGGGCGGTCGGTTATTGGTGCTTGAGTTCTCAACAGTATGGGCACCCTTAAATAAAATCTACGATGCTTACTCTTTTAAATTGTTGCCCTTTATGGGAAAGCTCATTGCCAACGATGCACAAAGTTATGAATACTTGGCAGAATCTATTCGCATGCACCCTGACCAAGAAACACTCAAACAAATGATGACAGACGCTGGCTTGAGCAAGGTGGACTATTACAATTTAAGCGCTGGCATTGTCGCCTTGCATAAGGGCTATAAAGTTTAA
- a CDS encoding DUF971 domain-containing protein, translating to MSGLDANTPNPIDIKLHQSSKLLEIKFDNNTECKLSCEFLRVYSPSAEVRGHGAGQEVLQIGKEDVNITAIEPVGNYAIKLIFTDGHDTGLYSWDYLYYLAEHYEALWLEYIGKLDAAGHQRKPTA from the coding sequence ATGAGCGGTCTAGATGCTAACACGCCTAATCCAATAGATATCAAATTGCACCAAAGTTCTAAACTGTTAGAAATCAAATTTGATAACAATACCGAGTGCAAATTGTCATGTGAGTTTTTACGCGTTTACTCTCCGTCAGCAGAAGTGAGAGGCCATGGCGCAGGACAAGAAGTGTTACAAATTGGCAAAGAGGACGTCAATATCACGGCAATTGAGCCTGTTGGTAATTATGCAATTAAACTCATCTTCACAGATGGCCATGATACTGGTTTATATTCATGGGACTATTTGTATTATTTAGCAGAGCATTATGAAGCGCTGTGGTTAGAGTATATTGGTAAATTAGATGCCGCCGGCCATCAAAGAAAGCCAACAGCCTAA
- the rpoH gene encoding RNA polymerase sigma factor RpoH has translation MITALTLPSISSLDSYDQYMRTIKAFPMLTAEEEYEYATRLKKFNDLEAAQKLIVSHLRLVAKIARGYVGYGLPQSDLIQEGNIGLMKAVKRFDPDHGVRLVSFAIHWIKAEIHEYVIRNWRLVKTATTKAQRKLFFNLRSMKNSNSTLNPDEVAAIAAKLNVKPEEVMEMEYRLNGQEISLDMPVDADEDDSYSPLAYLEADTLEPSDFLENEQNERLQSSALSHALDSLDDRSRRILEARWLNEKDNSTLHDLAGEFGVSAERIRQIEQKAMQNVKKSMLASN, from the coding sequence ATCATTACCGCTTTAACATTGCCTTCAATTTCATCGCTAGATAGTTACGATCAATACATGCGTACTATTAAAGCCTTTCCTATGCTCACCGCAGAGGAAGAATATGAGTACGCCACACGTTTAAAGAAATTTAATGATTTAGAAGCGGCGCAAAAGCTGATTGTTTCACATTTAAGGCTTGTCGCAAAAATTGCCCGTGGTTATGTGGGATACGGATTACCGCAAAGTGATCTTATTCAAGAAGGTAATATTGGCTTAATGAAGGCGGTAAAACGTTTTGACCCAGACCATGGTGTTCGCTTGGTTTCGTTTGCGATTCATTGGATTAAAGCAGAGATCCATGAATATGTGATTCGCAATTGGCGTTTAGTGAAAACAGCAACAACAAAAGCCCAGCGCAAATTATTTTTTAATTTACGTAGCATGAAAAATAGCAACAGCACGCTCAATCCTGATGAAGTCGCAGCGATTGCAGCCAAGCTTAATGTAAAGCCAGAAGAAGTAATGGAAATGGAATACCGTTTAAATGGGCAAGAAATTTCTTTAGATATGCCTGTCGATGCGGATGAAGATGATTCGTATAGTCCGCTTGCCTATCTTGAAGCTGACACACTAGAGCCTTCAGATTTCTTAGAAAATGAACAAAATGAGCGTTTACAATCAAGCGCATTAAGTCATGCTTTAGATAGCCTTGATGACAGAAGCAGACGCATTTTAGAAGCGCGATGGTTAAACGAAAAAGATAACAGCACGCTACATGACTTAGCTGGAGAGTTTGGTGTTTCTGCTGAACGTATTCGCCAGATTGAGCAAAAAGCCATGCAGAACGTAAAGAAATCAATGCTAGCCTCTAATTAA
- a CDS encoding ABC transporter permease, translating to MNAWLTHHSQALRLVITRFKNNLLGHLFITFTIAVSLALPMIVYLVLSSFSGLVNAIKSDAHLSLFLNTDATPTMIDSIHNTLATREAIKQFHFVSKADALTQLMLDNNNHDVLSTLSENPLPDAFFIEPNLLDTAIIQQLKDELSQLDGVEHVQVDDAWLKRLGYLLALGKKALFVLAMLLGFALFTVIGNTIRMQILTQQDEIEVSQLIGATHSFIRRPFLYSGAIYAVIGTLFAMMITAMVIWLLNLSIHALAIEYQTDFSLHLPGMSVFLVSGITAMTIGLVSAYIAVSKSLFKSIN from the coding sequence ATGAACGCTTGGCTAACGCACCATTCCCAAGCGCTAAGATTGGTTATTACGCGCTTCAAAAACAATCTATTGGGCCATTTATTCATTACATTCACCATTGCAGTCAGTCTCGCTTTGCCGATGATTGTCTATCTCGTGTTGAGCAGTTTTAGCGGCCTTGTAAATGCAATTAAAAGTGACGCTCATTTAAGTTTATTCTTAAACACAGACGCAACGCCAACAATGATTGATAGCATCCACAACACCTTAGCCACCCGAGAAGCCATCAAACAATTTCACTTTGTATCCAAAGCAGATGCGCTCACGCAATTAATGCTCGACAATAATAATCATGATGTCCTGAGCACACTGTCGGAAAACCCACTGCCCGATGCTTTTTTTATTGAACCCAATTTATTAGATACAGCGATTATCCAGCAGCTAAAAGATGAGCTTAGTCAGCTTGATGGTGTAGAGCATGTACAAGTGGACGATGCTTGGCTTAAACGGCTAGGTTATTTACTTGCTCTTGGCAAAAAAGCTTTGTTTGTGCTTGCCATGTTACTAGGCTTTGCTTTGTTTACTGTGATAGGTAATACCATTCGCATGCAAATACTCACCCAACAAGATGAGATTGAGGTGAGTCAACTTATTGGCGCAACCCACAGTTTTATTAGACGGCCTTTTTTATACTCAGGTGCTATCTATGCTGTTATTGGCACTCTATTTGCCATGATGATTACTGCTATGGTGATTTGGCTATTGAACTTATCCATCCATGCATTAGCGATAGAATACCAAACAGACTTTAGCTTACATTTACCAGGTATGAGTGTCTTTTTAGTCAGTGGCATTACCGCCATGACTATTGGCCTTGTTTCTGCCTATATTGCCGTTTCTAAGTCTCTATTCAAATCGATTAATTAA
- the ftsE gene encoding cell division ATP-binding protein FtsE: MIVFDNVTKRYPGSQEALSNASFNIAQGEMVYVTGHSGAGKSTLLKLVAAIERPSNGTVLINNQNVSQLRDAALPYIRRKFGLVFQDHKLLYDRNCYHNVALPLAINGITGADAAKRVRAALDKVGLLHKEKVMPITLSGGEQQRLAIARAVVSRPSILIADEPTGNLDKNYATDILDLFSAFQQVGVTVIIATHDALGTTGHNHKLLRLDHGRLVTTQATTS, encoded by the coding sequence ATGATTGTTTTTGATAACGTAACTAAGCGCTATCCTGGTAGCCAAGAAGCCTTAAGCAATGCAAGCTTTAACATAGCGCAAGGAGAAATGGTTTATGTCACCGGCCATTCTGGCGCTGGTAAAAGCACCTTGCTCAAGCTCGTTGCCGCCATTGAGCGTCCCTCCAACGGTACCGTTCTCATTAATAATCAAAATGTTAGTCAACTACGTGACGCTGCATTACCTTATATTCGCAGGAAATTTGGGCTCGTTTTCCAAGACCATAAGTTACTTTACGACCGTAATTGCTACCACAACGTTGCATTACCGTTAGCCATCAATGGTATTACTGGTGCTGATGCGGCAAAACGCGTTCGTGCTGCACTAGACAAAGTCGGTTTATTACATAAAGAAAAAGTCATGCCAATTACGCTCTCTGGTGGAGAACAGCAACGTCTAGCCATAGCGCGCGCAGTGGTCTCTCGGCCATCTATTTTGATTGCAGATGAACCAACAGGTAATTTAGATAAAAATTACGCAACTGACATACTTGATCTATTTAGCGCGTTTCAACAAGTAGGCGTCACTGTGATTATCGCCACGCATGATGCTTTAGGAACAACAGGCCACAACCATAAACTGCTGCGTTTAGATCACGGCAGATTAGTAACGACACAGGCAACAACCTCATGA
- the ftsY gene encoding signal recognition particle-docking protein FtsY: protein MFDFFKKDKKQKQALADNTAKEQDINTSDNRPVSSPPTLEANLPESKLSFAERLKQGLSKTRQQLGGQLSILLNGGKIDDAIYEELESILLTADVGIAATEKLLDKLKSRVKKERLEDTVALKSALKSELLAILSPLEIPLETHTDTPFVIMLAGVNGAGKTTSIGKLAKRFQSQGKSVLIAAGDTFRAAAREQLQVWGERNNVHVVASEGADPAAVIFDAVSSAISKKIDIVIADTAGRLPTQMHLMDEIAKVKRVINKAHPGAPHEVILVLDANTGQNAVSQVKTFDDALGVTGLILSKLDGTAKGGVVAAIAEARPIPIRYIGVGEGIDDLRPFSAKEFIDALFDE from the coding sequence ATGTTTGATTTCTTCAAAAAAGATAAAAAGCAAAAACAAGCATTGGCAGACAACACAGCCAAAGAGCAAGATATCAATACGTCTGATAATCGGCCTGTCTCTAGCCCTCCCACCCTTGAAGCTAATCTTCCTGAATCTAAATTAAGCTTTGCTGAGCGCCTTAAACAAGGCTTGAGCAAAACGCGTCAACAATTGGGTGGCCAGCTCAGTATATTATTGAATGGTGGCAAAATTGACGATGCAATTTATGAAGAGCTTGAGTCTATTTTATTGACTGCCGATGTTGGTATTGCCGCGACAGAGAAACTGTTAGACAAGCTAAAATCACGCGTAAAGAAAGAACGTTTAGAAGATACAGTTGCATTAAAAAGCGCACTTAAATCTGAATTGCTTGCCATATTATCACCGTTGGAAATCCCATTAGAAACACACACAGATACACCTTTTGTTATTATGCTGGCAGGCGTGAATGGTGCTGGTAAAACGACTTCTATTGGCAAACTCGCTAAGCGATTTCAATCGCAAGGAAAATCTGTTTTAATCGCTGCTGGCGATACATTTAGAGCAGCCGCCAGAGAGCAACTACAAGTATGGGGTGAGCGTAACAATGTCCATGTTGTGGCATCTGAAGGCGCTGATCCAGCCGCCGTTATTTTTGATGCGGTTAGTTCTGCCATCTCCAAAAAAATTGATATTGTCATTGCCGATACAGCAGGTCGGCTACCAACACAAATGCATCTGATGGATGAAATTGCTAAAGTCAAGCGCGTCATTAATAAGGCCCATCCGGGTGCACCTCACGAAGTCATATTAGTGCTCGATGCCAACACAGGTCAAAATGCAGTTAGTCAAGTTAAAACATTTGATGACGCACTTGGTGTGACCGGCTTGATTTTAAGTAAACTAGACGGCACGGCTAAAGGTGGTGTCGTTGCTGCGATTGCAGAAGCAAGGCCCATTCCTATTCGTTATATCGGTGTTGGAGAGGGAATAGACGATTTACGTCCATTTAGCGCCAAAGAATTTATCGATGCGCTGTTTGATGAATGA
- a CDS encoding insulinase family protein: MLIKALLVLVLISPALGLAETATQEYLLDNGLKLIVKEDHRSPVVVSQVWYRAGALDEVNGKTGVAHVLEHMMFKGTKKVPAGQFSRMIAAAGGKENAFTGMDYTCYFQQLEKSHLPLSFKLEADRMANLIISKEEFAKEIKVVMEERRWRTEDKPQSKVNEQFQALTYRAHPYGRPVVGFMNDLENMTASDAQEWYDNWYAPNNATVVVVGDVKAKEVLALAKQYFGPLKPKALPVRKPQVEPAQIGVRRAVIKAPAKLPYLAMGFHTPTLNSETTPENAWEPYALDVLAGVLSGNASARLNQTLVRETALAIEVDAGYDSANRGRTSLFELVGAPSQGKTVQALEQALLLEIDKIKKDGVTQQELNRVKAAVIAADVYERDSMFYQGMQIGQLETMGYDWRLSKEYPEKLKAITSEQIQAVAKKYLIEDNMTVATLDPQPIDPNAKPVGIPHTH, from the coding sequence TTGTTGATAAAAGCTTTATTAGTATTGGTACTTATCAGTCCTGCGCTTGGTTTGGCAGAAACAGCTACGCAAGAATATTTGTTAGATAATGGTTTAAAGCTGATTGTCAAAGAAGACCATCGCTCGCCAGTGGTTGTGTCACAAGTTTGGTATCGGGCAGGTGCATTAGATGAGGTAAATGGTAAAACTGGTGTAGCGCATGTGCTAGAGCATATGATGTTTAAAGGCACAAAGAAAGTGCCAGCAGGTCAGTTTTCTAGAATGATTGCGGCAGCCGGGGGTAAAGAAAATGCATTTACAGGCATGGACTATACTTGCTATTTTCAACAGTTAGAAAAATCGCATTTGCCGCTTTCTTTTAAGTTAGAGGCCGATAGAATGGCTAATTTAATCATCAGTAAAGAAGAGTTTGCAAAAGAGATAAAAGTGGTCATGGAAGAACGCAGATGGCGCACAGAAGATAAACCACAATCGAAAGTGAATGAGCAGTTTCAAGCATTAACCTACAGAGCCCATCCATACGGACGACCAGTAGTCGGTTTTATGAACGATTTAGAGAACATGACTGCATCAGATGCCCAAGAATGGTACGACAATTGGTATGCGCCCAATAATGCAACGGTGGTGGTGGTTGGGGATGTTAAGGCCAAAGAGGTGTTGGCATTGGCTAAGCAATATTTTGGACCGCTGAAGCCAAAAGCCTTGCCAGTACGTAAACCGCAAGTTGAGCCAGCACAAATTGGTGTGCGTCGCGCAGTGATTAAAGCACCAGCCAAGTTACCATACTTGGCAATGGGTTTTCATACCCCAACTTTAAACAGTGAAACAACACCAGAAAATGCGTGGGAGCCTTATGCATTAGATGTGCTTGCAGGTGTATTAAGCGGAAACGCTTCTGCGCGATTGAACCAAACGCTGGTGCGAGAAACAGCATTGGCGATTGAGGTCGATGCTGGCTATGACAGTGCTAATCGTGGGCGTACATCACTATTTGAATTGGTAGGCGCTCCTTCGCAAGGTAAGACAGTGCAAGCGCTTGAGCAGGCACTATTGCTTGAAATTGATAAAATTAAAAAAGATGGCGTTACGCAACAAGAGCTGAATCGCGTCAAAGCAGCAGTGATTGCAGCAGATGTTTACGAGCGTGATTCCATGTTTTATCAAGGTATGCAAATCGGACAGCTGGAAACCATGGGCTATGACTGGCGCTTATCAAAAGAATACCCAGAAAAGTTGAAAGCCATTACCTCCGAACAAATTCAGGCAGTCGCTAAAAAGTATTTGATTGAAGACAATATGACCGTTGCCACATTGGATCCGCAGCCCATTGATCCGAATGCAAAGCCTGTTGGTATACCCCATACACACTAA
- a CDS encoding insulinase family protein, with protein sequence MKTFHFFILLITSVIASTSHAAVNIAHWQTSVGSRVYFVENHDLPIIDMSVGFPAGSARNTSNTAGLAEMTLHMMSLGAAGMGEEDITNAFADIGAQTGGSLDADQASFTLRTLTSEQDQALHVFKKILHQPDFPVDVLAREKSRFVAGLQEAETQPESISKKVFMQALYGSHPYGIAEGGEVNSINAIEREALQTFYQQHYSAKSAVIALMGDMTRAQAESIAEQLSVGLPQTPAVQALQSVNLPQKAIKQVIPHPASQAHILMGYPGIKRSDPDYFPLYVGNYILGGGGFVSRLTEEVREKRGLVYSVYSYFMPMAEQGPFLIGLQTKKEQADEALNVVNQTLTQFMEKGITDAELKAAKSNITGGFPMRIDSNRKIIGYLAMIGFYQLPLTYLDDFNQAVNKVTAAQIKAAFNKRLQLNQFVSVIVGAQE encoded by the coding sequence ATGAAGACATTTCATTTTTTTATTTTGTTAATCACCAGTGTCATTGCAAGCACTAGTCATGCGGCGGTGAATATAGCGCATTGGCAAACCAGTGTTGGCAGTCGTGTTTACTTTGTTGAAAATCATGATTTACCTATTATCGATATGAGTGTTGGGTTTCCTGCAGGCAGTGCGCGTAATACGAGTAATACTGCAGGTTTAGCTGAGATGACATTACATATGATGAGTCTTGGCGCGGCCGGTATGGGGGAGGAAGATATTACCAATGCATTTGCTGATATTGGTGCTCAAACTGGCGGTTCTTTGGATGCAGATCAGGCATCGTTTACGTTGCGCACACTCACCAGTGAGCAAGATCAAGCCTTACATGTTTTTAAGAAAATATTGCATCAACCCGATTTCCCTGTGGATGTGTTGGCGCGCGAAAAGTCGCGCTTTGTTGCGGGCTTACAAGAGGCGGAAACGCAACCTGAAAGCATTTCAAAAAAAGTGTTTATGCAAGCGTTATATGGATCGCATCCTTATGGCATAGCCGAGGGCGGTGAAGTGAACAGCATTAATGCAATCGAACGTGAAGCATTGCAAACTTTTTATCAGCAACATTACAGTGCAAAAAGTGCTGTCATTGCATTGATGGGAGATATGACAAGAGCGCAAGCAGAGTCTATTGCCGAACAACTGTCAGTGGGCCTTCCGCAAACACCAGCTGTTCAAGCGCTACAGTCAGTTAATTTGCCTCAGAAAGCAATTAAGCAAGTGATTCCACATCCCGCAAGCCAAGCCCATATTTTGATGGGTTATCCTGGTATTAAGCGCAGTGACCCGGATTACTTTCCACTTTATGTTGGTAACTACATTTTAGGCGGTGGTGGTTTTGTGTCTAGACTTACAGAGGAGGTGAGAGAAAAGCGCGGACTTGTCTACAGCGTGTATAGTTATTTTATGCCAATGGCGGAGCAAGGGCCTTTTCTTATCGGCTTGCAAACCAAAAAAGAGCAAGCGGATGAGGCGTTAAATGTGGTGAATCAAACACTGACGCAATTCATGGAAAAAGGCATTACAGATGCCGAATTAAAAGCGGCTAAATCTAATATTACTGGTGGCTTTCCAATGCGAATTGATAGCAACCGTAAGATTATTGGTTATCTAGCGATGATTGGTTTTTATCAATTGCCACTCACTTATTTAGATGACTTTAATCAAGCAGTGAACAAAGTCACTGCAGCGCAAATTAAAGCGGCATTTAATAAACGCTTACAATTGAATCAATTCGTTTCTGTGATTGTTGGTGCGCAAGAGTAG